A genome region from Bradyrhizobium sp. WSM1417 includes the following:
- the hyi gene encoding hydroxypyruvate isomerase, which yields MPKFAANLTMLFNEMPFMDRFAAAKAAGFSGVEYLFPYEFEKAQLREQLDSHGLTQVLHNLPAGNWAAGERGIAILPDRVSEFRDGVFRAIEYAKALDCEQLNCLVGIAPVDADPRELNETLVGNLRFAASTLARENIKLLVEPINTLDIPGFFLNGTEQAVQLISEVRSNNLFIQYDIYHMQIMEGDLARTMQEYLPQIAHIQLADNPGRHEPGTGEINYPFLFRHLDAIGYRGWIGCEYKPRTTTLDGLSWHAAQTFET from the coding sequence ATGCCGAAATTCGCCGCCAACCTCACCATGCTCTTCAACGAGATGCCGTTCATGGACCGCTTCGCCGCGGCCAAAGCGGCGGGCTTTTCCGGGGTCGAGTACCTCTTCCCCTATGAATTCGAGAAGGCGCAGTTGCGCGAGCAGCTCGACAGCCATGGGCTGACGCAGGTGCTGCACAATCTGCCGGCCGGCAATTGGGCCGCGGGCGAGCGTGGCATCGCGATCCTGCCGGATCGTGTCAGCGAGTTCAGGGACGGCGTGTTTCGCGCCATCGAGTATGCCAAGGCGCTCGATTGCGAGCAGCTCAATTGCCTCGTCGGCATCGCGCCTGTCGATGCCGATCCGCGTGAGCTCAACGAAACGCTGGTCGGGAATCTGCGCTTTGCGGCGTCGACCCTGGCGCGGGAGAACATCAAGCTTCTGGTCGAGCCGATCAACACGCTCGACATCCCCGGCTTCTTCCTGAACGGCACCGAGCAAGCCGTGCAGTTGATCTCCGAGGTGCGCTCGAACAATCTGTTCATCCAGTACGATATCTACCACATGCAGATCATGGAGGGCGATCTCGCCCGTACCATGCAGGAATATCTCCCGCAGATTGCGCACATCCAGCTCGCCGACAATCCCGGCCGCCACGAGCCCGGCACGGGCGAGATCAATTATCCCTTCCTGTTCCGCCATCTCGACGCGATCGGCTATCGCGGCTGGATCGGTTGCGAATACAAGCCGCGCACCACGACGCTGGACGGCCTGTCCTGGCACGCGGCGCAGACTTTCGAGACCTGA
- a CDS encoding 2-hydroxy-3-oxopropionate reductase: MIDIGFIGLGTMGRPMAGHLLAAGHRVLLHDVGPVAPELIAAGGVACKSSKEVAEEADAVIIMVPDTPHVEAVLFGKDGVAGGISKGKIVVDMSSISPLATKEFAKKIEALGADYLDAPVSGGEVGAKAASLTIMVGGPERAFNTMKPIFDRMGKNVTRVGANGDGQTTKVANQIIVALTIEAVSEALLFASKAGADPALVRQALMGGFASSRILEVHGERMVKRNFDPGFRIELHQKDLNLALEGARALGLSLPSTAVAQQLFSSCTAHGGKGWDHSAMVRALELMAGHEIAAA, encoded by the coding sequence ATGATCGACATCGGCTTTATCGGACTTGGCACCATGGGACGGCCGATGGCCGGTCATCTTCTGGCCGCAGGCCATCGCGTTCTCCTGCACGATGTCGGGCCGGTCGCACCCGAGCTGATCGCCGCCGGCGGCGTTGCCTGCAAATCAAGCAAGGAGGTTGCGGAGGAGGCGGATGCGGTCATCATCATGGTGCCCGATACGCCGCATGTGGAGGCCGTGCTGTTTGGCAAGGACGGCGTCGCGGGCGGCATTTCCAAGGGCAAAATCGTGGTCGACATGAGCTCGATCTCGCCGCTGGCGACCAAGGAGTTTGCGAAGAAGATCGAGGCGCTCGGCGCGGATTATCTCGACGCACCGGTGTCAGGCGGGGAGGTCGGTGCCAAGGCGGCAAGCCTCACCATCATGGTCGGTGGCCCCGAGCGCGCCTTCAACACCATGAAGCCGATCTTCGACAGGATGGGAAAGAACGTCACCCGGGTCGGCGCCAATGGCGACGGCCAGACCACGAAGGTCGCCAACCAGATCATCGTCGCGTTGACGATCGAGGCGGTCAGCGAAGCGCTGCTGTTCGCGTCGAAAGCCGGTGCGGATCCGGCGCTGGTGCGGCAGGCCCTGATGGGCGGCTTTGCGTCTTCGCGGATTCTCGAAGTGCATGGCGAACGCATGGTGAAGCGCAATTTCGATCCCGGCTTCCGCATCGAGCTGCACCAGAAGGATCTCAACCTCGCGCTTGAAGGCGCCCGCGCGCTCGGCCTGTCGCTGCCGAGCACCGCAGTGGCGCAGCAACTGTTCTCGTCCTGCACTGCGCATGGCGGCAAGGGCTGGGATCATTCGGCGATGGTGCGCGCGCTGGAACTGATGGCGGGGCACGAGATCGCCGCGGCCTGA
- a CDS encoding DUF1236 domain-containing protein, producing the protein MKTRLAISLAAASLLASSAAFAQSTTEEGARNGARAGGDIGGPVGAMVGGTVGAAVGAGLEIPNAILGGIPRDDSVVVHERVVVGEPLPPTVVLRPVPNYTEYRYAVVNDRRVIVEPRTRRVVKIID; encoded by the coding sequence ATGAAAACCCGTCTTGCGATTTCGTTGGCTGCCGCGTCGCTGCTGGCGTCGAGTGCGGCCTTTGCTCAGTCGACGACCGAAGAGGGCGCCAGGAACGGCGCACGCGCGGGCGGCGACATTGGCGGTCCGGTCGGTGCGATGGTCGGTGGTACCGTCGGTGCGGCCGTGGGCGCTGGCCTTGAAATCCCGAACGCGATCCTGGGCGGAATTCCGCGCGATGATTCCGTCGTGGTCCACGAGCGCGTTGTGGTCGGCGAGCCACTGCCGCCGACCGTGGTGCTGCGGCCCGTCCCGAACTACACCGAATACCGTTATGCGGTCGTAAACGATCGCCGCGTGATCGTGGAGCCGCGCACGCGCCGCGTTGTCAAGATCATCGACTGA